A part of Melittangium boletus DSM 14713 genomic DNA contains:
- a CDS encoding GIY-YIG nuclease family protein — protein sequence MCNGKLLSAELNHWIPLTDAVQHENGPFSEVPKDSGVYTLRVSKIGTPNLSRVKSNFLDSAFMKARSRMDKVSGELFAEIGLGKEQAWTDTDYYVRRLARVDRIAMNQQGIACPIVYIGRANNLRRRMNELAFGGHTANAPFWALLMSGWKFDLGFHKARPKAEVHLEAHLKELFRELHEDNLPPLVER from the coding sequence ATGTGCAATGGGAAGCTCCTCTCCGCGGAACTCAACCACTGGATTCCATTGACAGACGCCGTACAACACGAGAACGGACCATTCTCCGAAGTGCCCAAGGACTCAGGCGTATACACCCTACGCGTCAGCAAGATAGGCACGCCCAATCTCTCACGAGTGAAATCCAACTTCCTTGATTCAGCCTTCATGAAGGCAAGAAGTCGCATGGACAAGGTGAGTGGAGAGTTGTTCGCTGAAATTGGTCTAGGAAAGGAACAAGCCTGGACCGATACCGATTATTATGTTCGCAGACTCGCCCGGGTAGATCGGATCGCGATGAACCAACAAGGCATTGCCTGTCCCATCGTATACATCGGCAGGGCAAACAACCTCCGGCGCCGGATGAACGAGCTTGCTTTTGGTGGCCACACCGCCAACGCCCCATTCTGGGCACTCTTGATGTCAGGCTGGAAATTCGATTTGGGCTTTCACAAGGCTCGTCCGAAAGCAGAGGTTCACCTCGAGGCACACCTCAAGGAGTTGTTTCGAGAACTCCATGAGGACAATCTACCTCCATTGGTGGAGCGGTAG